The Puntigrus tetrazona isolate hp1 chromosome 3, ASM1883169v1, whole genome shotgun sequence genome contains a region encoding:
- the caskin1 gene encoding caskin-1 isoform X6, translating into MGKDQELLQAVKTEDLMTVQKLLQRPKPGKAKLLGSAKKVNVNFQDTDGFSPLHHAALNGNVEVISLLLESQAIVDIRDQKGMRPLHYAAWQGKSEPMKLLLKSGSSVNGQSDEGQIPLHLAAQHGHYDVSEMLLQHQSNPCIVDNAGKTPLDLACEFGRVGVVQLLLSSNMCAALLEPKPGDSTDPNGTSPLHLAAKNGHIDIIRLLIQAGIDINRQTKAGTALHEAALCGKTDVVRLLLDSGINATVRNTYSQTALDIVYQFTATQASREIKQMLRDASAALQVRALKDYCNNYDLTSLNIKAGDVITVLEQHSDGRWKGCIHDNRTGNDRVGYFPSSLVEVISKRPGAAGSWSTVTCTQQYQKIQLCAPVCGPVSPAVAMVNGDSYHEIHILPPPPPPPPHSHLPLFTSFGYNRSPNTSGEPHSGQGSRGSESSPHGSPTPAGGPHGGSSEEIWVLRKPVAGGDRSSVGSSGSVTSARSSGSGQSAGSSSILHAQAEGVKLLATVLSQSAKAKEHLLEQTKSLDHPSHASSNKGPSSRSQSLSSCPLHEQPYGEAVSQRKGEVLPEGKSSEAVIEWLSEFQLQVYAPNFISAGYDIPTISRMTPEDLTAIGVTKPGHRKKITSEINKITVNEWLPDQKPASLGEWLAMIGLSQYHQILVQNGYENIDFITDITWEDLQEIGITKLGHQKKLMLAVKKLAEIQKASDGRNTLRKKPPVTQEVMAIESPPHDSGECMSPKMTTFQDSELSGELQAALTRPADVQDGAEMRTNSNLGPQHRARSLHENSMSKSRDSEEPSGPPKKEARTMRQSSQGGVRSTSSAQPKPRQSYPQGAGPPYTPPQTPTKTKPPTSQAMSNPPSKQKPSTQLHQQTEKPITTRAHPQSPTQRSHPHPVSQPVETKEAAPQGPAVSVPLLCLPPEGDEACDEYGLPKKRAHSLNRYAVSDGEQERDELNVPDSGGKYATVQNRVGRSNSMKGQADKNVNRSQSFALRQKKKGPPPPPPKRSSSAISSSSSNLTEVPKETSSGPLLEVPYQPQRRASDLGGTVDTGSAGSVRSIAAMLEMSSIGGGAKGLALQKSAGHYLQVGSTGGKQRDAIGLDGEVVNRRRTISGPVTELVAAAKRGPQPEPVQDRQRNETQPSSSGSSAENLPFAEDGNLTIKQRPRQGKDENEEGLEMSYSLSQEDHSHVDTTASLKRMVQSTKQQPNGTKFQLTESNTVKRRPKNKDKDTEELQDGQMPVPYENGTGTIKRRPVSEVTVSEQPRPQEHPENSPRRDSADLEGHVTESAPRKSVKPPVSPKPVLAQHMKKQGPPAAITKKAPFPGPTGAPGSPGTTQCGPFTCPVFTQLFEGKKVPPPISPKPTPPPTAPKPSKNVLQSLNATPNPTPIPSPAKQTVTRMASTAPAQNNHPVKATTPPALSAQTPHTPQSPHTPQTPQTPQTPLTPQTPQTPQTSGPPTPTPTPPPVKPPRSSISGVSMDSSTGSAFVAGVVTVDAVHQKIEETSASLAAALQAVEEKIKEDGQKDSLAENKSTVSILDDIGSMFDDLADQLDAMLE; encoded by the exons ATTTTCACCACTGCACCATGCAGCTCTCAATGGAAATGTGGAGGTTATATCTCTGCTGCTGGAGTCTCAGGCCATAGTGGACATCAGGGACCAGAAAG GGATGCGGCCTCTGCATTATGCGGCGTGGCAGGGAAAGTCAGAGCCCATGAAGTTGCTCCTGAAGTCAGGCTCTTCTGTGAACGGTCAGTCTGATGAGGGTCAGATCCCCCTGCACCTGGCTGCTCAGCACGGACACTATGACGTA TCTGAGATGCTTCTGCAGCACCAGTCGAACCCCTGCATAGTCGACAATGCTGGGAAGACCCCACTGGACCTGGCTTGTGAATTCGGTCGGGTTGGG GTGGTCCAGCTGCTACTGAGCAGTAACATGTGTGCGGCTCTGTTGGAGCCCAAGCCCGGAGACTCGACTGATCCCAACGGCACCAGCCCGTTGCATCTCGCTGCCAAAAACGGACACATCGACATCATCAG ATTGCTGATCCAGGCCGGTATCGACATCAACAGGCAGACCAAAGCGGGCACTGCCCTGCATGAAGCTGCGCTGTGTGGGAAGACTGATGTGGTGCGCCTCCTGCTGGAT AGTGGCATCAATGCAACAGTGAGAAACACATACAGCCAGACGGCCCTGGACATCGTCTACCAGTTCACTGCTAcacaggccagccgagagatcAAGCAGATGCTGCGAG ATGCCTCAGCAGCCTTGCAGGTCAGGGCACTGAAGGACTACTGTAACAATTACGACCTGACTAGCCTTAATATAAAGGCTGGAGATGTTATCACG GTTCTGGAGCAACATTCAGATGGGAGGTGGAAGGGCTGCATCCATGATAACCGCACAGGAAATGACAGAGTGGGCTACTTCCCCTCCAGCTTGGTGGAAGTGATCAGTAAGAGGCCTGGGGCTGCGG GTTCATGGAGTACAGTCACTTGTACCCAACAGTATCAAAAGATACAGCTCTGTGCGCCGGTGTGCGGCCCTGTGTCGCCCGCCGTTGCCATGGTGAATGGGGACTCGTATCATGAGATTCATATCCTGCCGCCTCCTCCACCTCCGCCACCACATTCCCATCTGCCACTTTTCACTTCCTTTGGCTATAACAGGTCCCCAAACACCTCAGGAGAGCCGCACAGTGGACAAG GTTCTCGCGGCTCAGAGTCCAGTCCACATGGCTCACCCACCCCAGCCGGTGGTCCCCACGGCGGCAGCAGCGAGGAGATCTGGGTGCTGCGCAAGCCTGTGGCAG GTGGAGACCGCAGCAGCGTGGGAAGTTCAGGCAGTGTGACCAGTGCCCGATCCTCTGGTAGTGGACAGAGCGCAGGCAGCAGCAGTATCCTTCATGCACAGGCAGAGGGAGTCAAG CTTCTGGCCACGGTTTTGTCCCAGTCAGCCAAAGCTAAAGAACACCTGCTGGAGCAGACCAAGTCTTTGGACCACCCCTCTCACGCTTCCAGCAACAAGG GACCCTCCTCACGCAGTCAGAGTTTGTCAAGCTGTCCACTTCATGAGCAGCCGTATGGGGAGGCGGTGTCTCAGAGGAAAGGGGAGGTGCTGCCCGAGGGGAAG AGCTCAGAGGCTGTTATCGAATGGCTGAGTGAATTTCAGCTGCAGGTCTACGCTCCAAACTTCATCAGCGCTGGCTATGATATTCCTACCATTAGCCGAATGACCCCAGAG gattTAACAGCTATTGGAGTTACCAAACCAGGACATCGAAAGAAGATAACCTCAGAGATCAATAAGATAACTGTAAATGAGTGGCTGCCTGACCAAAAACCA GCGAGTCTTGGAGAATGGTTAGCTATGATTGGGTTGAGTCAGTATCACCAAATCTTAGTCCAAAACGGATATGAGAACATTGACTTCATCACTGACATCACGTGGGAGGACCTTCAGGAGATTGGCATTACAAAACTTG GACACCAGAAGAAGCTTATGCTTGCAGTGAAGAAGCTAGCAGAGATCCAAAAGGCCTCTGATGGTCGCAACACATTGCGTAAAAAGCCCCCAGTCACTCAGGAAGTGATGGCTATTGAGAGCCCACCCCACGACAGTGGAGAGTGTATGTCCCCTAAAATGACAACGTTCCAGGACAGTGAACTGAGTGGGGAGTTACAGGCTGCTCTTACACGCCCTGCTGATGTGCAGGATGGTGCAGAAATGAGAACCAACAGCAACCTGGGACCACAACACCGAGCCCGCAGTCTGCATGAGAACAGTATGAGCAAGAGCCGAGACTCAGAAGAGCCTAGTGGGCCACCCAAAAAGGAGGCACGTACTATGCGCCAGAGCAGCCAAGGAGGGGTGAGAAGTACCTCATCGGCGCAGCCAAAACCGCGTCAGTCTTATCCCCAAGGTGCAGGACCACCCTATACTCCACCACAAACACCCACCAAAACAAAGCCTCCCACCTCACAGGCAATGAGTAACCCACcaagtaaacaaaaacctaGCACTCAGCTGCATCAGCAGACCGAAAAGCCCATAACAACTCGTGCTCACCCCCAGTCCCCCACTCAAAGGTCCCATCCACACCCAGTGTCCCAGCCTGTGGAAACTAAGGAGGCTGCACCTCAAGGACCTGCTGTCTCAGTACCACTCCTGTGCCTGCCTCCAGAAGGTGATGAAGCTTGCGATGAGTATGGTCTGCCCAAGAAACGGGCCCACAGCCTGAATCGCTATGCTGTTTCTGATGGTGAGCAGGAGCGGGACGAGCTAAATGTGCCAGATTCAGGAGGAAAGTATGCCACAGTACAGAACCGGGTGGGTCGCAGCAACTCAATGAAAGGGCAGGCAGACAAAAATGTCAACCGAAGCCAGTCCTTTGCACTCAGACAGAAAAAGAAGGgtcctcctccacctcccccCAAACGCTCTAGTTCAGCCATCTCGAGCTCCAGTAGTAATCTGACAGAAGTGCCCAAGGAGACAAGCAGTGGACCTCTTCTGGAGGTCCCCTACCAACCACAAAGACGTGCAAGTGACCTGGGTGGCACTGTAGACACGGGCAGTGCCGGTAGTGTGAGGAGCATTGCAGCCATGTTGGAAATGTCCTCCATTGGTGGGGGTGCCAAGGGTCTCGCTTTACAGAAGTCTGCAGGTCACTATCTGCAG GTGGGTTCTACTGGAGGAAAGCAGCGAGATGCTATTGGTCTGGATGGAGAAGTAGTGAACCGTCGCAGGACTATTAGTGGGCCTGTCACTGAGTTAGTAGCAGCTGCTAAGCGAGGACCACAGCCAGAGCCAGTCCAGGATAGACAACGCAATGAAACCCAGCCAAGCTCTAGTGGGAGCTCAGCAGAGAATCTTCCATTTGCTGAGGATGGAAACCTCACCATCAAACAAAGACCTAGACAGGGCAAAGATGAGAATGAGGAGGGACTAGAAATGTCATACTCCTTATCCCAGGAGGACCATTCACATGTGGATACCACAGCCTCACTGAAAAGGATGGTCCAAAGCACCAAGCAGCAACCAAATGGCACCAAGTTCCAGCTAACAGAGTCAAATACAGTTAAGCGCCGCCCCAAGAACAAAGACAAAGATACAGAAGAACTCCAGGATGGGCAGATGCCTGTACCATATGAGAATGGGACTGGCACCATTAAAAGGCGCCCTGTGTCAGAGGTTACAGTTTCGGAGCAGCCCAGGCCACAGGAACATCCTGAGAACTCGCCTCGTCGGGACAGTGCAGACTTGGAAGGCCATGTTACTGAGAGTGCCCCTCGTAAGTCCGTCAAACCTCCTGTGTCCCCCAAACCTGTTCTGGCCCAGCACATGAAGAAACAAGGACCACCGGCtgccatcaccaagaaagccccaTTTCCTGGACCAACTGGGGCACCTGGCAGCCCAGGTACTACACAGTGCGGCCCTTTCACTTGCCCTGTCTTTACACAATTAT TTGAGGGAAAGAAAGTACCTCCTCCAATTTCACCGAAACCTACACCTCCTCCCACAGCCCCCAAACCATCCAAAAATGTTCTGCAGTCTTTAAATGCAACACCTAATCCCACTCCCATACCCTCTCCAGCCAAGCAGACTGTTACCAGAATGGCTAGCACAGCTCCTGCCCAGAACAACCACCCTGTCAAGGCTACAACCCCACCAGCCTTGAGTGCACAGACCCCACACACGCCCCAGTCTCCTCACACCCCACAGACACCACAGACACCCCAGACACCTCTAACCCCACAGACACCCCAAACTCCCCAGACATCAGGTCCCCCAACACCCACCCCTACACCACCACCTGTGAAGCCCCCTCGCTCCTCAATCAGTGGGGTGTCCATGGACAGTTCAACTGGATCAGCGTTTGTCGCAGGGGTAGTGACAGTAGATGCAGTGCACCAGAAGATAGAAGAGACCAGTGCCTCACTGGCTGCAGCCCTGCAGGCAGTCGAAGAGAAGATCAAGGAGGATGGGCAAAAAGA CTCACTGGCTGAAAACAAGAGCACAGTGAGTATCCTAGACGACATCGGCAGCATGTTCGATGACCTGGCCGACCAGCTGGATGCCATGTTGGAGTGA
- the caskin1 gene encoding caskin-1 isoform X11, whose protein sequence is MGKDQELLQAVKTEDLMTVQKLLQRPKPGKAKLLGSAKKVNVNFQDTDGFSPLHHAALNGNVEVISLLLESQAIVDIRDQKGMRPLHYAAWQGKSEPMKLLLKSGSSVNGQSDEGQIPLHLAAQHGHYDVSEMLLQHQSNPCIVDNAGKTPLDLACEFGRVGVVQLLLSSNMCAALLEPKPGDSTDPNGTSPLHLAAKNGHIDIIRLLIQAGIDINRQTKAGTALHEAALCGKTDVVRLLLDSGINATVRNTYSQTALDIVYQFTATQASREIKQMLRGKKRDASAALQVRALKDYCNNYDLTSLNIKAGDVITVLEQHSDGRWKGCIHDNRTGNDRVGYFPSSLVEVISKRPGAAGSRGSESSPHGSPTPAGGPHGGSSEEIWVLRKPVAGGDRSSVGSSGSVTSARSSGSGQSAGSSSILHAQAEGVKLLATVLSQSAKAKEHLLEQTKSLDHPSHASSNKGPSSRSQSLSSCPLHEQPYGEAVSQRKGEVLPEGKSSEAVIEWLSEFQLQVYAPNFISAGYDIPTISRMTPEDLTAIGVTKPGHRKKITSEINKITVNEWLPDQKPASLGEWLAMIGLSQYHQILVQNGYENIDFITDITWEDLQEIGITKLGHQKKLMLAVKKLAEIQKASDGRNTLRKKPPVTQEVMAIESPPHDSGECMSPKMTTFQDSELSGELQAALTRPADVQDGAEMRTNSNLGPQHRARSLHENSMSKSRDSEEPSGPPKKEARTMRQSSQGGVRSTSSAQPKPRQSYPQGAGPPYTPPQTPTKTKPPTSQAMSNPPSKQKPSTQLHQQTEKPITTRAHPQSPTQRSHPHPVSQPVETKEAAPQGPAVSVPLLCLPPEGDEACDEYGLPKKRAHSLNRYAVSDGEQERDELNVPDSGGKYATVQNRVGRSNSMKGQADKNVNRSQSFALRQKKKGPPPPPPKRSSSAISSSSSNLTEVPKETSSGPLLEVPYQPQRRASDLGGTVDTGSAGSVRSIAAMLEMSSIGGGAKGLALQKSAGHYLQVGSTGGKQRDAIGLDGEVVNRRRTISGPVTELVAAAKRGPQPEPVQDRQRNETQPSSSGSSAENLPFAEDGNLTIKQRPRQGKDENEEGLEMSYSLSQEDHSHVDTTASLKRMVQSTKQQPNGTKFQLTESNTVKRRPKNKDKDTEELQDGQMPVPYENGTGTIKRRPVSEVTVSEQPRPQEHPENSPRRDSADLEGHVTESAPRKSVKPPVSPKPVLAQHMKKQGPPAAITKKAPFPGPTGAPGSPGTTQCGPFTCPVFTQLFEGKKVPPPISPKPTPPPTAPKPSKNVLQSLNATPNPTPIPSPAKQTVTRMASTAPAQNNHPVKATTPPALSAQTPHTPQSPHTPQTPQTPQTPLTPQTPQTPQTSGPPTPTPTPPPVKPPRSSISGVSMDSSTGSAFVAGVVTVDAVHQKIEETSASLAAALQAVEEKIKEDGQKDSLAENKSTVSILDDIGSMFDDLADQLDAMLE, encoded by the exons ATTTTCACCACTGCACCATGCAGCTCTCAATGGAAATGTGGAGGTTATATCTCTGCTGCTGGAGTCTCAGGCCATAGTGGACATCAGGGACCAGAAAG GGATGCGGCCTCTGCATTATGCGGCGTGGCAGGGAAAGTCAGAGCCCATGAAGTTGCTCCTGAAGTCAGGCTCTTCTGTGAACGGTCAGTCTGATGAGGGTCAGATCCCCCTGCACCTGGCTGCTCAGCACGGACACTATGACGTA TCTGAGATGCTTCTGCAGCACCAGTCGAACCCCTGCATAGTCGACAATGCTGGGAAGACCCCACTGGACCTGGCTTGTGAATTCGGTCGGGTTGGG GTGGTCCAGCTGCTACTGAGCAGTAACATGTGTGCGGCTCTGTTGGAGCCCAAGCCCGGAGACTCGACTGATCCCAACGGCACCAGCCCGTTGCATCTCGCTGCCAAAAACGGACACATCGACATCATCAG ATTGCTGATCCAGGCCGGTATCGACATCAACAGGCAGACCAAAGCGGGCACTGCCCTGCATGAAGCTGCGCTGTGTGGGAAGACTGATGTGGTGCGCCTCCTGCTGGAT AGTGGCATCAATGCAACAGTGAGAAACACATACAGCCAGACGGCCCTGGACATCGTCTACCAGTTCACTGCTAcacaggccagccgagagatcAAGCAGATGCTGCGAGGTAAGAAAAGGG ATGCCTCAGCAGCCTTGCAGGTCAGGGCACTGAAGGACTACTGTAACAATTACGACCTGACTAGCCTTAATATAAAGGCTGGAGATGTTATCACG GTTCTGGAGCAACATTCAGATGGGAGGTGGAAGGGCTGCATCCATGATAACCGCACAGGAAATGACAGAGTGGGCTACTTCCCCTCCAGCTTGGTGGAAGTGATCAGTAAGAGGCCTGGGGCTGCGG GTTCTCGCGGCTCAGAGTCCAGTCCACATGGCTCACCCACCCCAGCCGGTGGTCCCCACGGCGGCAGCAGCGAGGAGATCTGGGTGCTGCGCAAGCCTGTGGCAG GTGGAGACCGCAGCAGCGTGGGAAGTTCAGGCAGTGTGACCAGTGCCCGATCCTCTGGTAGTGGACAGAGCGCAGGCAGCAGCAGTATCCTTCATGCACAGGCAGAGGGAGTCAAG CTTCTGGCCACGGTTTTGTCCCAGTCAGCCAAAGCTAAAGAACACCTGCTGGAGCAGACCAAGTCTTTGGACCACCCCTCTCACGCTTCCAGCAACAAGG GACCCTCCTCACGCAGTCAGAGTTTGTCAAGCTGTCCACTTCATGAGCAGCCGTATGGGGAGGCGGTGTCTCAGAGGAAAGGGGAGGTGCTGCCCGAGGGGAAG AGCTCAGAGGCTGTTATCGAATGGCTGAGTGAATTTCAGCTGCAGGTCTACGCTCCAAACTTCATCAGCGCTGGCTATGATATTCCTACCATTAGCCGAATGACCCCAGAG gattTAACAGCTATTGGAGTTACCAAACCAGGACATCGAAAGAAGATAACCTCAGAGATCAATAAGATAACTGTAAATGAGTGGCTGCCTGACCAAAAACCA GCGAGTCTTGGAGAATGGTTAGCTATGATTGGGTTGAGTCAGTATCACCAAATCTTAGTCCAAAACGGATATGAGAACATTGACTTCATCACTGACATCACGTGGGAGGACCTTCAGGAGATTGGCATTACAAAACTTG GACACCAGAAGAAGCTTATGCTTGCAGTGAAGAAGCTAGCAGAGATCCAAAAGGCCTCTGATGGTCGCAACACATTGCGTAAAAAGCCCCCAGTCACTCAGGAAGTGATGGCTATTGAGAGCCCACCCCACGACAGTGGAGAGTGTATGTCCCCTAAAATGACAACGTTCCAGGACAGTGAACTGAGTGGGGAGTTACAGGCTGCTCTTACACGCCCTGCTGATGTGCAGGATGGTGCAGAAATGAGAACCAACAGCAACCTGGGACCACAACACCGAGCCCGCAGTCTGCATGAGAACAGTATGAGCAAGAGCCGAGACTCAGAAGAGCCTAGTGGGCCACCCAAAAAGGAGGCACGTACTATGCGCCAGAGCAGCCAAGGAGGGGTGAGAAGTACCTCATCGGCGCAGCCAAAACCGCGTCAGTCTTATCCCCAAGGTGCAGGACCACCCTATACTCCACCACAAACACCCACCAAAACAAAGCCTCCCACCTCACAGGCAATGAGTAACCCACcaagtaaacaaaaacctaGCACTCAGCTGCATCAGCAGACCGAAAAGCCCATAACAACTCGTGCTCACCCCCAGTCCCCCACTCAAAGGTCCCATCCACACCCAGTGTCCCAGCCTGTGGAAACTAAGGAGGCTGCACCTCAAGGACCTGCTGTCTCAGTACCACTCCTGTGCCTGCCTCCAGAAGGTGATGAAGCTTGCGATGAGTATGGTCTGCCCAAGAAACGGGCCCACAGCCTGAATCGCTATGCTGTTTCTGATGGTGAGCAGGAGCGGGACGAGCTAAATGTGCCAGATTCAGGAGGAAAGTATGCCACAGTACAGAACCGGGTGGGTCGCAGCAACTCAATGAAAGGGCAGGCAGACAAAAATGTCAACCGAAGCCAGTCCTTTGCACTCAGACAGAAAAAGAAGGgtcctcctccacctcccccCAAACGCTCTAGTTCAGCCATCTCGAGCTCCAGTAGTAATCTGACAGAAGTGCCCAAGGAGACAAGCAGTGGACCTCTTCTGGAGGTCCCCTACCAACCACAAAGACGTGCAAGTGACCTGGGTGGCACTGTAGACACGGGCAGTGCCGGTAGTGTGAGGAGCATTGCAGCCATGTTGGAAATGTCCTCCATTGGTGGGGGTGCCAAGGGTCTCGCTTTACAGAAGTCTGCAGGTCACTATCTGCAG GTGGGTTCTACTGGAGGAAAGCAGCGAGATGCTATTGGTCTGGATGGAGAAGTAGTGAACCGTCGCAGGACTATTAGTGGGCCTGTCACTGAGTTAGTAGCAGCTGCTAAGCGAGGACCACAGCCAGAGCCAGTCCAGGATAGACAACGCAATGAAACCCAGCCAAGCTCTAGTGGGAGCTCAGCAGAGAATCTTCCATTTGCTGAGGATGGAAACCTCACCATCAAACAAAGACCTAGACAGGGCAAAGATGAGAATGAGGAGGGACTAGAAATGTCATACTCCTTATCCCAGGAGGACCATTCACATGTGGATACCACAGCCTCACTGAAAAGGATGGTCCAAAGCACCAAGCAGCAACCAAATGGCACCAAGTTCCAGCTAACAGAGTCAAATACAGTTAAGCGCCGCCCCAAGAACAAAGACAAAGATACAGAAGAACTCCAGGATGGGCAGATGCCTGTACCATATGAGAATGGGACTGGCACCATTAAAAGGCGCCCTGTGTCAGAGGTTACAGTTTCGGAGCAGCCCAGGCCACAGGAACATCCTGAGAACTCGCCTCGTCGGGACAGTGCAGACTTGGAAGGCCATGTTACTGAGAGTGCCCCTCGTAAGTCCGTCAAACCTCCTGTGTCCCCCAAACCTGTTCTGGCCCAGCACATGAAGAAACAAGGACCACCGGCtgccatcaccaagaaagccccaTTTCCTGGACCAACTGGGGCACCTGGCAGCCCAGGTACTACACAGTGCGGCCCTTTCACTTGCCCTGTCTTTACACAATTAT TTGAGGGAAAGAAAGTACCTCCTCCAATTTCACCGAAACCTACACCTCCTCCCACAGCCCCCAAACCATCCAAAAATGTTCTGCAGTCTTTAAATGCAACACCTAATCCCACTCCCATACCCTCTCCAGCCAAGCAGACTGTTACCAGAATGGCTAGCACAGCTCCTGCCCAGAACAACCACCCTGTCAAGGCTACAACCCCACCAGCCTTGAGTGCACAGACCCCACACACGCCCCAGTCTCCTCACACCCCACAGACACCACAGACACCCCAGACACCTCTAACCCCACAGACACCCCAAACTCCCCAGACATCAGGTCCCCCAACACCCACCCCTACACCACCACCTGTGAAGCCCCCTCGCTCCTCAATCAGTGGGGTGTCCATGGACAGTTCAACTGGATCAGCGTTTGTCGCAGGGGTAGTGACAGTAGATGCAGTGCACCAGAAGATAGAAGAGACCAGTGCCTCACTGGCTGCAGCCCTGCAGGCAGTCGAAGAGAAGATCAAGGAGGATGGGCAAAAAGA CTCACTGGCTGAAAACAAGAGCACAGTGAGTATCCTAGACGACATCGGCAGCATGTTCGATGACCTGGCCGACCAGCTGGATGCCATGTTGGAGTGA